The sequence TGGGACTCTGTTTTTCAATAACTTTCGTTACTGCACTGTTTATTCTAGGCAAACTGTAGTATACAAAATTATATCAAAGATAACTGAGCCattctgggggggaaaaagccctTGACCTGTTATGTGTTTAGTTGTTTAAGACACTTTGAATTCTTTTGTCTGGCAGACTTTTCAAGATttgtttaattaagaaaaaaagtaatttaaaaagagaggtGCATCCAAGTGTACAACCTACTTTACAAAGAAAACTAACAGTTAAATACATTACATTGGGTGTGACCCACTATATAGTTTCAACTCCCTGACTAGTTTTCATGGTCATGCATGATGAATTTGTCATAGGATATGATGTGAGCAGCATTCCTTGAAAACAGCGCTTTATCATTCAAACGTCAATACCTCTAAATAGCTGGTTAGGGCAAATATTTCCATAATATTATAAAGAATATAAAGTTTATTCTAGTATtgaaggacaagaggaaatttctgtttgcatttctttcagctATAAGGACTTTATATTAATAACATGGAcctgaaaagcaggaagggTATCTTCAGGAGCCAGGAAATTGCAAAGCAAAGCTCGCTGCTCTAGTTTGGCACAGTGAGAttaataacaaacaaaaatgtagTTTTGTATTAAAGATGTTTATCATAGACCAAATAAGTCAAAGCCCAGGGTTCTGTCAAGCAGTGCCTAACAGTGATCTGAAGgttataaatatttgaaaatatagaCTAACATCTTGAATGGCAGCTTTTAGCCATTTTATTGATATCAAAGTTACTGCAGTTAATTTTTAACGCCTAAGTCAGTCTCACAGACTCAGTACAGGTTAACTGTGACCAAGCTTCCCTTGTAGATCTTAAATGCTGCAAATGCTTCAAAGCTAAACTTTCCAATTCCTCTAAAATGATGGTAATTCTGCTGAAGTTGAAGTAGACAGGAGCCAGAGTCCAGCCTGCAGTGCCATTCTGTCACCTGTTCTAGTACAGGAGTCACAGAGAACAATGTGCATCTCTTCTGCTGCACATCACAGGATGCTCCCTAGCCCTGCTAATGGGGAAGCATTTCCTATGGCCTCTCTGTGCTCATTACTGTAGGGGAATGGCTTGAAATCCTGCTTCAGGTTCTCCCAAATGTCTGGAACAGTGTCTGCCAGACATGTCCTGCTGCACTCAGGGTTTCCAGCAGCCACCCTGCGGACTGGGTCACTGCCTCAGGTAATACACAAGAACTCAAAATTCTGGAATATATTAAAACTTGTTTGGATATGCAAACAATTTAGAATTGTTTCCAGCATGCCCTAAAGTACTGTACATATGCTAGacttttgcttttaataatCTCTTCAGTAACCATTTTACCCAAAAATGTCTTCCTCTGCCGCaattgtatgtgtgtgtgtgttgttgCTTACCTTGTAACCACTAAGAAATGCCAGTTTATGCTTGATAAGATTGTTTACAGTTCTGCTGTTCACATAACAGCTGCAGCAACAGGCAGAACGAGAAAAAGAGCTCTTACTTCACCCCCTAATTGGCAAGCTTCTACCTTGGTAAGCCATACCTCTTGAAATATTCTggattttcatgcttttcttgTCTAGTTTTGGTGTTTACATATTAGACTGAGTTGTCAAATGTTTGTTACAGCTTCTTGGAAGCAGAATACATAATACAGTTGTAAAGGTTGCTTACAGGTAACTCCATAATAATATTTGCCTTGGACTGCTTTCCTGGTATATCCCTGCCCCCagtcttttattttcagtatttctttacATTAAAGTTGTGAAAGAGTGGGCATGTCCTACTTTTATCAGTAACATGGTAAGAGAGGAATAGATGTCTAATTGAAATTATAAAGTTGTGTAAAGGCCAAAAGCATAAATATATTCACATGGGATTTGTGTATCAGTCTTAACTCTGCTTTGTTTCCCTATGTGTCACTTCTTCCATCTGGTCCTTTATGGCTCTTGGCTATGTGTCCAGACCTACCCAGTCCTACTTGTTAGTATTATCTactcttattttctttgttcttctccCCTTTGATCATTTCCCCTGGTTGTCTATCTAGAAATGTTTATTCTTTTCCTCCTATTTTTAGTTCATAAACAAACAGCTAAACAAAGATAGTAAGAACATTCTTCAGACTGTTTACAGGCTTCTTCAAAGTTAAGCcccaaatataaaatattcactaATCATAGTTTGGCCCTAATTGAAATAAGTTTTGAAAGTCTACTGTAAATTCATTCATTCTATACCAGTTCatactgtaaaagaaaaagtaaacatTCAGTAAGTATATATTCCTCCATAACAAAATCCTTAGCAGCTTCGCTTCCATCACGCACAAAGAACCTCATTAATTCTGGTTTCTACTAATTCTGTGAGTTCACAGAACTATGAATTTGTGTCATTTgcaacaaaactaaacaaaatgtATTACCTTTTGTGCCAATGAAAAAATCTTCCATGGAGAAGAACAGTTTTGTGGGTTGGGCGTGTGGCTGCTGACAGCAGTACTATCAAAGTGCACCCCAGCTAAATTTATCtagtttttcatttccttactCATATTTATTGTTATTAGCAAGACATGACACTTCATTACACTTCTTAAGTGAGCCCTGTAAAATTGCTGGAAGATAAGAACATCCAAACAAAGACTCGACAGACACATTCACCCAATCTTGATGGGAAGAACAAACATCTCCTGCTTAAGTTTTCCAGCACAATgctggaggaatttttttttttagtgtccTGCTCTCATGTTAATGCTTTTCAAAGCATTAATCCTGTCTGTGGTTAGTCAGAACAATCTCTCGTATTGCAGTAGTCTGATAAAGAATATggttaaaaaatacagaaagctcTGATATTAGTAACCCAAATAGTCTGAAAGGTAGAAGAAAACAGTCCTAGTATAGGAGTGGCAGAATTGATTTCAGTTTCTACCTGTAACCTAAATAGCTTCAGATCCACAGGGTTCAGCACTGTGACATAAATGCAACAGCAGCTTCATTGGCAATTTGGTGGTAACTGATTCTGACTGTGCTAGCTTTAGGGCAAATATGGGCTTTAGGAGGCATTCTTCCAGACAAGAATAGTCTTCAAATCCTGAAAAGCGTGGATACATATCAGGAGCATTTAACCCAAAGATCAGATGAAACATTAAACTTTCTTTCTCAATAGTCGTATGAAATGTTGACATGGAATTGAAATGCAAATCTATTTAGGGATTTTGTCCATTATGAAAATTTCTATTTGATTTATGTTGGTTTGTACAAGTCTGCATATGCTGTTTATCAGATTCACTACTTATTATTTTACAGGAACAGGAACTATTTTTTCTCAGTACACTTGAGTCTTGATATACAGGCACCACTTTGAGGCAGATATATTCTGGAGTGTACTTCTCATACTTTGTAAACCTTGTCTTTTGTTCTTTCAGACATGCTGTTTGTTGTAGCAATagttctttaaagaaaagttcCTTAATTCATCAAAACCCCCTGGcttaataaaagaaacaaagcatttaGCACAAGATAATCTGCAACTGCTCTAGTACTTCACCAGATTTTAATTAGTGATTAATTTATAGAAGCATTCTTAACACCAGATTCCTAGGAATTGTCCTATCAGTTCTAATGTAAGTGCATTAACAGGATGCACCTGTAAGCTAGTTCACATTGGACACCAAACTCCCTGGGTACAAATACCCATAACTGCTCCCTGGATCCATCTATTGTGACCAGAAGGGACAATGACCACATCCTAGAATAGCAGAGTTCCAACCTGAAATGTTTCCTACTTGGTTGGTGAGAGCCCCTCAGGTAGCACTTAGAATATTTCACGATGCCTAGGTCTCCCCtaaaaagaactttttcttcctttaatattttctagTATAGGAATGGCAGAATTCTACCAGCTGTGTATTTGACAGATTGATATTAGAAATTACAACCAACTTTCAATTTTAAGAAAGTgaaaacttctatttttatcCACAGTGGGTAGAGAGGCTGGCTACCACTTTCCCACAAAAGACAGGATACAAAAAGATGGAGCAAGTCCAAATTTGAACTTCTTATATGGGAAGGTAAAGGTAGGCAATGATCAGAGTaagtcaagaaaaaaacaagctcCTTCTGATCTGTGAGgcagtgaaagcaaaatattaataataattttaacagAATTGGAAGGGAGTGGCAGAGAGCTGCACTGTTCCTGGTGCCTGATCTGTTTATCTCCAACTGCACAGACAGCATAAGCAACACGGGCATGGGCTGGGGGCAATAGGAAACACAGCCTGCCCCAGCATGTGCACGgtggtgggaaggagcagcaacTCCAGAAGACAGCGAGCATGAAAAGTATGATTACTGAACTattggaaatttaattttttcttctctagagTATAAGAAAATCCAGTTAAAACGGCAGTTTAAGCCACCCCAGCTTAATATTACCCATTAACCCAGGCCAGGCCCTttggccagccctgcccaagcCTTTCCACCATTCCGACTGTACCTATACCTGCACAGCTTCCATCCTGCACCGCTCATCCCGCATCCCGCACTACCCATCCCGCACCCTGCACTGCTCATCCTTCATCCCGCACCATCCATAACACACCACTCATCCTGCATCCCGCACTGCCCATCCTGCATCCTGCACCGtccatcctgcatcccacaCTCCGCATCCCACACCCCGCGCCGCCCATCCTGTATCTCGCACCCTGCGTCCCGCACCGTCCATCCCACATCCAgcatcccgcatcccgcacCCCACATCCCGCACCTTCAGCCCGCActccgctccccgccccgcGCACCCCGCacccgccgcggccccgccccgccgcagccccccaggcgggcgggcggccgcgCGCAGGAACatggccgggcagggcgggagCAGCGCTGGAGGCCGCGGCGTTGTGGTAAATGCGGAGcgcggcacggcccggcccggccgctcgCCCCTCGCCGGCCGCGGTCCCTCCCGGGTCCCCGGCCCCCTTCCCCGAAGCCCCCCCGGCGCTTTGTGGAGAACCCCCGcgcccttcccttccctttccctcccccgCTTCCTCCGGGCCCCCCGGCCGGCGCTTGGGCCGCCTCCCCTCACCCTgtgccggccccggccccgctgagGCTGCCGGAGAGGGACGGGCGTGTTGGGCTGAGCCGCGCCTTTGGCTTCCGCCGTGAAAACACTGTCCGGTGCCACCCCGAGCGGCTCCTGTGGCCGTGGCTGCGCTTCCCCAGGCTCCCTGAGTCCCGGGGATGAGGATCCCCAGGCATCCCGAGGTGTCTTTCTCCCTCCGGGCCTTTGGGAGGCCCCTGGGAGTCTGCGGACCCCGTGAAAGAGGGTTGGGCTGCCCGTGGTCTGCTGGGGTGGGAAACAGCCCGAGCCTTGGCCGTGCGTTTGGAGTGCCTGTAGGGATGGATAAATGGTGCGAAATGAATGAATGTGATCCTTATTCTGATAGACGCCCCAGATTCTCCTGTGAAGCAAATGCCATCACTGCCACCACCTTAGGTATGCTCTTATTTTACTGTGGCATCAGGATTTTAATAGAAAGTTCACAGGTCAGCTGCCCAGATCATGGCCCAGGGCCACCTGTGTCAGCAGTGGTCACACTGTCCACTCCAAcatcccctgcatccccctTCTGAAGAACCTGTCCGGTGTGTTCGAGCTCTGTCTGAGAACACCCCACATCAACCACGTCTCCTGACACCTGAGTGATAAATGACATTCCTTAAGTGGGTGACTGAGCATATCACCAAGCAACAAGAAGTTATTGCAAAGAAGGACATGAATGTGCATGACCATGTTCTGCTGCactggtttaattttttctgctcaactcccccaaaaccccaccagcAGTAAGTCCAGTGCAGCATCCTTGAAGTTAAAAAAGCTGGACTTTGCTTCGTGCTGCTTGGAGCTGAGGACTGAACTCAAACCTCACCCGTGCTAACTTTGCTAGACAAGAAAATGAGCAACATTCTTCTAAAGGTGTTGCAATTGAATGTCTTCAGCTTGTCTCTTAGGCCTCAGGGGAACACTTTTCGATATTGCCATGTATTTGTATTCCTTTTTGTATCCATTCACATCAACTTTTTAAAGACTTACTGAAGAATATCTGCTGGGCTATTCAAACATGCAAAGCCTGAACTTTAAAAGTAGGTCTTTCTTTCACTGTAGGAATTTTTTTACACACAAGTATGCCAATCTGTGTAGAATACATATTTACTTATCCAGTTgaacactgttttttttctgaaacaatatgaaatttttccttcatattttcaAGGGCTTTTTAAATTCTCAAACAGAATAGTCATAAGAATTTACAGTTACTTGAAATTTGTCTTATAGCATAACACTGTCAATAGCTTTAGGATAAATGAGAATTTCTTAGACTTGTTGGGAAGTGcctgtttaaaagaaagacGACTATGAAATAGGCTTATTATATCAGACAAATAATTGATTTGAAAGTACACATGAATTTCATCTTATTTGTCAAATGCCACCAAGCACTTGTAAACAAGAACTTTGATATTGTTGTAGTGCTACACTGTTTGTGTTCTGCTATTCTAGAGAGCCAGAAGGATAAATGGGAGAATCAAAATTTTATCCTGATCCTGTTTTATGAAGGACTTACTGTAACCTAAGTAAAAGTTATTGGTTTGTATGAATTCTAAAGCAGCTTCTATCCATTTAATTTCATCTGCATCACACTGAAACCATGTAATTTGACAAGAATGCAGAAGTAAGCAACACTGACAGGGGTTGCTAGTGGGTGTTTGTAACACTTAATGAAATTGTTTCAGTTtgcattaaaatgcttttgaataGACTGTTCATtgctaaaaaatatttaaaaggtttCAGACCCCCATGCACTGAAAGAAGTAGATGGGAAACTCGTCTTTGTAGGCCCACTGCAGCAGTGTTTCTGGGACAAGATATGCTCTAATTAAAAACCTCGCCAAGGAGGATATTTATAATCTCCTGTTTCTATGGAAATGAGGAACACAACTACgtaacttcttttcttttgtgtagTTTCAAGGCTTGTGTAAGTCAGGGGAAAAGCTTTCATTGATTCCGGTGATCTCCCAGTCATGCCCTTCGTGGGCAAATATTCAGTAGCAGTTGCCAACAAGTGACTTTTTTGATGCAGAAATTTTTGGGTTGAGTTAAGAAAACATGCCAGTCAGGGTGCCTGTAGCTGTCAATGAATAtgcaaaaaaagcccccaagcaaacacaaaatccACAAGGCAGGACGGTGTTTCAGTACAGCatgaggcagggctgtgtctgagTTAAAGAGGGGTTGTGGAGGAACTCAACATCAAATATGTTATCTTAGCCAAAATTGTGAGAAACCATTTATTGCTCTACAATAGAATGGTAAGCAGAGTGATGGTCCTTTAAAGACTATCTGTAGCAAAAATGCCATTAAGACATGCACTGCACAATGGCAAGTTTGTCACCATTTCTCCTTATACTCAAGATTCCTGTAGCCAAGCTGTGGAAAGACAATGTGTGACTTGAGGAATATGATTGTAAGGAAAACCTGTTAGGTGTTGCTTTTTATCTTGAGCCAGTATTGAAGCAAAGCTTTCTAATGATTTCAAGGTACCTTGTGAACCTGCAGGTCTTGTCTTTCGTAAGGAATagggaaaatgtttgttttggagtttgtttagtttttgtGCTGAAGACTTTGCATTTCATAACTTTCTGAAGCCGTCAATTGTTGGCTAATTTTTGACCCACTTAATCTCTACCACCATTGTATGTTGTGAGATCTAATCTCTGTATTCTGATACTTACAAAACCAATGTATATTACatctgtaaaatgttttttctgtaaatatatgGATTTACAGACTAGTTTCATAGTGAGGTGAGATGCAAACATTTTGTAATCACTTATTTTTGATGACATCTAAATTAAGAACCTCACCTTTGGCAAGAAGTACAGTCTTTCACTGATTTGTACAGATATCATCCATGAACCACATAAATTATTCTCCATATGTGCTGTTTCATCTGTAGAATacttatctatttatttatttatgattttaaGTCATTCTAAACTAGAAATGTACAATTTTAATATAGAATTTTATGACTTTTAATTCCACCATTGAATCTCCCATTGGAAAATATCTTCTTACTGGCAATATTATATTTGCACTTTGAGTTTGAAAATACTTATAAACTTACATTTGCCACTAGTTtagtaataaatatttcctttgtctGTCTAGTTGTTTCTAATTTCAGGTGACATTTCCCACATTCTGTGGGTAAAAAACTGTAGCATTTGATTTCTGAGTTATACTAGGAATCAAAATAATtaatgggaaaagcaaaatagtAAATTGTAAGTGGAAGAAAGTATGGCACACAACGAATCCATCCAACAGAGTGTACTAGAATGCTGATTGTGTATCAGTTACATAATGTCAAGCCCCATGAAGTGTTCTTGACAGTACTGTTTGATATTCAGATTTCAGACAATTGGCCTGGATACAGTCTGGATTTGTTCACTTATCCTCAGCACTACTATGGTGACCTGGAATATGTGCTCATTCCTCATGGCATTATTGTTGACAGGTATGTGTAGCTTGAATGttactaaataaataatttggtGAGTAGTATTATTCTTTTATAAGGGCTTTTCTATGTCATCCATATACAGTGCATGTATGATCTTGGTCCTAAAATATTATAAGTTAAAAActtggatatttttatttggaaatttaAATTAGTACATTTTTGTCTGTGCTGGAGTTCCTGCACTTTTAACATATAAAGGGGTCTATGGAATTCCTGGAAATTTCAACTGCAAACAATCTGAGGAACaatataaaaagtgaaaattcatcaaagaaatgtttcttaatAAGAGGTTTTCACCATTCTCAGGCTTGATAAAAGATGATAAAAGACTGTTTTATTAATCTTCAGTAAAGTAACTGATTCTTACAACACTGAAAGGAATTATATATTTCAGATCAAGTTAGATGATCTAATATTTCTAATATATTCTATTtctcatataaaaatatactaaTTATTGCTATATGGAATTTACtacagcattaaaaagaaaagatgtaGAAATGAAGCAACAGCTGTTTCTCATACTTAGTATATTATCTTCAGTCTAGAGCTTATTCTTCTCTGCTCCATGCACAGATTTCATTGAAGTTCAATCAATGCACTTATGTAGGGGCAAATTGATTTCTGTATTACAGTtggtagagaaagaaaaaaccaaccaaacctgaaaaatgtaataataaaatacatggGATAAATTATAggattatttaataaatttcatTCTGTTGACAAGTCCACTCTCATTGAAACTACTAATCAAATTCAGAGAGCTATCAAAGAATTTTCCAGTGGAAGTGTTTACAGAATATAATGCACTGAGCTGTTTTTTCTCAAAACATCAAACAACattgttaatttttctgttgataCTTCATTACATCTAGAAATGATCCAGTACCCTATTGGGAGTCTAGAAATGCTACCTTTAAagttaatatttattatttacatttattattaagattaatatttattatttttatcttgaaaatGTAAGTAGCGTTGTGTGGCAGAAATGTGTATCTTTTGTTTCCAATCATCTGCCATATTGTGTTTGCCATGAAGAATTGTCAGAGAGGATAGATTTGCTTGGGAACCCCACAGTTCTGGGCTCACTGGAGCATTCACTCGATTATTTGCCTGTGTGGGACCTTGAACGAGTCACTGAAGCTCTTTGCACTCTTCATTTCTGCTGTATAAAGCAGTACAGCTGTACAGAATAGTGATAATATACGCTCTTTATTGATGCTCTATTTCTTTCTAGtttttgtgtatatttttattaaaactgtaaGGGTAGCATCTTCCAAAGCCAATCAGCATGAAAGTTTCAAATATTCTTCCCTATCTTTCACTTAATTTTTTGCTCTTGTGCAGTAACTAACATAACAAGTTAGGGGTTTGTACAGGTATATTTTATACTGATAATTCCTGTGAGGTAAAATGGAAGGCTAGTTCACATTCTTTTGTCTCTACTCTCTGACATATTTATAAGCCCAAAATATGCTGAGATGTGTAGGTCCTGTTCGTATAGCTGGGGAATTTATGCGTTTAAGGTTAACTTAAATGATTAGGTAAATTTAACTTAACTTTATGCATCTAAGGTTAACTTAGATTCAAGTGCTTTGTATCTTGCATCCATCACTGTTTGGATCTGCCATCTGTGAGCTGGATGCAAAACCAGTCCAGCATTGGAATGGACTGTCCTGGAAGGTGGCagagtcaccattcctggaggtgttcaaggaaTGACTCGACATGGCACTTACTGTTCTGGTCTAGCTGAAATTGTGGTGATCAGTCAAAGGGTTGGGCTTGAagatcttgaaggtcttttccaacctaaatcgctttgtgattctgtgaagtcAGGCTTCTTAAGCAATGCCAGTCAAGTTTTATACTCATCATAGTTTGTAAAGCATACCATGAACTTAGAGCATCTGCATCTAAAGTTATTTtatctctaatttttttttgcccaggACAGAACGACTGGCAAAAGATATTATGCAAGACATTGGAGACAATGATATTGTGGTTCTCTGTGTCCTCAAAGGTGGCTACAAGTTCTGTGCTGATCTTGTGGAGCACATTAAAAATCTTAGCAGAAATTCAGAAAGGTTCATCTCCATGAAAGTTGATTTTGTTAGACTGAAAAGTTACCACGTAAGTCAACAACTGATTTATGTAGATTCTGGTTGAATagcataataaataatttacttttgcGTGTGAGATCTCCACCTCAAATTACAAGAAAAACTatgtgaaaaatacttttgtttgaaaaacctgtgaggttttttttttatctttgtagATAGTATGAATGagaatattgttttatttagtCTGTCTTTTACTTCTGGACAGAGAAGTATTCAAATTTCATTCATGTAAAATGTCAGCATTTGTTTGTTCTCAAAATCCTCAGCAGTTCTGTCAAGTTAATTTCATGTTACTGCATCTTCCACCCCCACATAGTTTGGCATAACTGCAAGGTGGTAGATCTATGTCTTCTTCTAAATGTTTAATGCTAAGTAAATTAAATGCTTTCATCTTCATAGCATGCAGTTTACATAGCAGCAAAATATACCACCAGATGATGATAGTGTTctacaagaaaatgaaacaagctATTCAGTGTTGAAGTAATCATCAAGCCCTCCTGTTATCTTCAGAGGAAATTATGCAATAATAATTCATCTGTGTCACTGAGGATATGATAGTGAGATGGCCAGCATTTTTTAGAATCTCTAACTACGATATCTTATTGTAGAAGTTATAAATTTATATTCTATCTTGCAGTGCATGTTTCATAGTGAGTGAGCATTTCTATAAGTAAATTGTTGTAGAAGTGTCTGAGGAAGTACACTAAATAAATAGAGTGATAATAAGGTGTCTTGCAGAAATGCAACTTGCTGTGTCCAGTAGTTCCCACAATAACAACTCTATATCCTTTCCATGGTTTGTTGGCTGGCATTTCCTTCTGACCCCAGTGACTATAAAATTTTCCTAACTTTCACAGACCTGGTCTGACTTTTtttcagtgtggaaaaaaatg comes from Camarhynchus parvulus chromosome 2, STF_HiC, whole genome shotgun sequence and encodes:
- the PRTFDC1 gene encoding phosphoribosyltransferase domain-containing protein 1 isoform X1 produces the protein MAGQGGSSAGGRGVVISDNWPGYSLDLFTYPQHYYGDLEYVLIPHGIIVDRTERLAKDIMQDIGDNDIVVLCVLKGGYKFCADLVEHIKNLSRNSERFISMKVDFVRLKSYHNDQSMQDMQIIGGDDLSKLTGKNVLIVEDIVGTGRTMKVLLNNIEKYKPKMIKVASLLVKRTSRPDGYRPDYYGFEIPDLFVVGYALDYNEHFRDLNHICVINDHGKAKYRV
- the PRTFDC1 gene encoding phosphoribosyltransferase domain-containing protein 1 isoform X3, with translation MAGQGGSSAGGRGVVISDNWPGYSLDLFTYPQHYYGDLEYVLIPHGIIVDRTERLAKDIMQDIGDNDIVVLCVLKGGYKFCADLVEHIKNLSRNSERFISMKVDFVRLKSYHNDQSMQDMQIIGGDDLSKLTGKNVLIVEDIVGTGRTMKVLLNNIEKYKPKMIKVASLLVKRTSRPDGYRPDSHMCYQ
- the PRTFDC1 gene encoding phosphoribosyltransferase domain-containing protein 1 isoform X2; this encodes MAGQGGSSAGGRGVVISDNWPGYSLDLFTYPQHYYGDLEYVLIPHGIIVDRTERLAKDIMQDIGDNDIVVLCVLKGGYKFCADLVEHIKNLSRNSERFISMKVDFVRLKSYHNDQSMQDMQIIGGDDLSKLTGKNVLIVEDIVGTGRTMKVLLNNIEKYKPKMIKVASLLVKRTSRPDGYRPDCIWLNMKRIDPSRRDPPVFATEEVSGQLSWGGG